One genomic region from Euleptes europaea isolate rEulEur1 chromosome 6, rEulEur1.hap1, whole genome shotgun sequence encodes:
- the LOC130478759 gene encoding olfactory receptor 1020-like isoform X2, with amino-acid sequence MDKENYTSVNEFILLGLTDRPELQLPLFVIFLWIYAISLVGNLGMMVLIGIDSRLHTPMYFFLCHLSFVDFCYSTAITPKMLVNFLADVNVISFTECAVQFYFFGSFAGIEGFLLAAMAYDRYNAICNPLLYKAIMSWKVCAYLVAVSFLAGFINAAIHTYFTFQLQFCDSNIINHFFCDTPPLLALSCSDIQINLIIIFVFASFNELSCLLTILVSYAYILSAILRISSFKGRHKAFSTCASHLLAVTIFFGTILFMYLRPSSSHSMDQDKIVSVFYTVVIPMLNPLIYSLRNGEVKDAVKKSVKK; translated from the exons ATGGACAAGGAAAATTACACCAGCGTGAATGAGTTCATTCTCCTTGGACTGACAGATCGACCAGAGCTGCAGCTTCCACTCTTTGTAATCTTCCTATGGATCTATGCTATCAGCTTGGTGGGAAATCTGGGGATGATGGTCTTAATTGGAATTGACTCTCGACTACAcacccccatgtatttcttcctctGCCACTTGTCTTTTGTTGACTTTTGTTACTCCACTGCCATCACCCCTAAGATGCTGGTGAACTTTTTAGCTGATGTTAATGTTATCTCATTCACTGAATGTGCTGTGCAATTCTACTTCTTTGGTTCTTTTGCAGGCATTGAGGGGTTCCTTTTGGCAGCAATGGCATATGACAGGTACAATGCCATTTGTAATCCACTTCTCTACAAAGCTATCATGTCTTGGAAAGTCTGTGCCTACTTAGTAGCTGTCTCCTTTCTAGCAGGATTCATTAATGCAGCAATACATACCTATTTTACATTTCAGCTACAATTCTGTGACTCCAACATCATCAACCATTTCTTCTGTGACACTCCCCCTCTCCTAGCACTCTCTTGCTCTGACATACAGATCAATCTGATCATCATTTTTGTTTTCGCCAGTTTCAATGAATTAAGCTGCCTCCTTACAATTCTAGTCTCCTATGCCTACATCCTCTCTGCAATTTTACGAATCAGCTCTTTTAAAGGGAGACATAAAGCCTTCTCCACCTGTGCTTCCCATTTACTGGCTGTCACCATATTCTTTGGAACTATCTTGTTTATGTATTTGAGACCCAGCTCCAGCCATTCTATGGATCAGGACAAAATAGTGTCTGTCTTCTACACTGTAGTGATCCCTATGCTGAACCCCCTTATCTATAGTTTAAGGAACGGGGAAGTAAAGGATGCTGTGAAGAAA TCAGTGAAGaaatga
- the LOC130478772 gene encoding olfactory receptor 1038-like — protein MADVNHTKITVKEFILLGITDRPDLQIPLFGVFLLIYIITVIGNLGIIILIRTDTHLHTPMYFFLSHLAFVDLCYSSVIAPKMLANFLAARKTISYNACAAQLGCFLTFMITECFLLAVMAYDRYVAICNPLLYHAIMSQRVCVQLIAAPYIYSFGVALFHTIVTFRLSFCSANVINHFYCDDLPLLALSCSDTTTKQILIYAFAGFDVICSLLIVLISYIFILSNILRIRSAQSRHKVFSTCSSHLTAVTIFYGTLMFMYLQPRTNHSLETDKIASVFYTLVIPMLNPLIYSLRNKEVKDALKRSTERIVFVLR, from the coding sequence ATGGCAGATGTCAATCACACCAAGATTACTGTCAAAGAGTTCATTCTCTTGGGGATCACTGACCGTCCAGACCTGCAGATCCCTCTCTTTGGTGTGTTCCTTCTGATCTATATTATCACTGTGATAGGAAATCTGGGGATAATTATCTTAATCAGGACTGATACTCATCTCCATactcccatgtacttcttcctcagCCACTTGGCTTTTGTTGACCTTTGTTATTCCTCTGTCATTGCCCCTAAAATGTTGGCAAACTTTTTAGCAGCAAGGAAAACAATATCATACAATGCATGTGCAGCACAGTTGGGCTGCTTCCTAACATTCATGATCACAGAGTGTTTCCTCCTGGCAGTGATGGCATATGACCGCTATGTGGCCATCTGTAACCCGCTGCTTTATCATGCCATCATGTCCCAGAGAGTGTGTGTCCAACTGATAGCTGCCCCTTATATATACAGCTTTGGTGTCGCTCTGTTCCACACAATAGTGACATTTCGTCTGTCCTTCTGCTCTGCTAATGTGATTAATCATTTCTACTGTGATGACCTCCCACTGTTAGCACTTTCGTGTTCTGACACCACCACCAAACAGATTCTCATCTATGCTTTTGCTGGGTTTGACGTGATATGCTCGCTTCTCATTGTACTCAtctcttacatttttatcctctcTAACATCCTCAGAATACGTTCTGCTCAAAGTCGACATAAAGTTTTTTCCACCTGTTCCTCTCATCTGACAGCTGTTACCATCTTCTATGGAACTCTGATGTTTATGTATTTGCAACCTAGAACTAACCACTCACTGGAGACTGATAAAATTGCTTCTGTCTTCTACACACTGGTGATCCCCATGCTGAATCCTTTGATATACAGTCTAAGAAATAAGGAAGTTAAGGATGCTCTGAAGAGATCAACAGAAAGAATTGTTTTTGTTCTCAGATGA
- the LOC130478759 gene encoding olfactory receptor 1020-like isoform X1 yields MDHRSPLENYTSVNEFILLGLTDRPELQLPLFVIFLWIYAISLVGNLGMMVLIGIDSRLHTPMYFFLCHLSFVDFCYSTAITPKMLVNFLADVNVISFTECAVQFYFFGSFAGIEGFLLAAMAYDRYNAICNPLLYKAIMSWKVCAYLVAVSFLAGFINAAIHTYFTFQLQFCDSNIINHFFCDTPPLLALSCSDIQINLIIIFVFASFNELSCLLTILVSYAYILSAILRISSFKGRHKAFSTCASHLLAVTIFFGTILFMYLRPSSSHSMDQDKIVSVFYTVVIPMLNPLIYSLRNGEVKDAVKKVVSRKIF; encoded by the exons ATGGACCATAGGAGTCCATTA GAAAATTACACCAGCGTGAATGAGTTCATTCTCCTTGGACTGACAGATCGACCAGAGCTGCAGCTTCCACTCTTTGTAATCTTCCTATGGATCTATGCTATCAGCTTGGTGGGAAATCTGGGGATGATGGTCTTAATTGGAATTGACTCTCGACTACAcacccccatgtatttcttcctctGCCACTTGTCTTTTGTTGACTTTTGTTACTCCACTGCCATCACCCCTAAGATGCTGGTGAACTTTTTAGCTGATGTTAATGTTATCTCATTCACTGAATGTGCTGTGCAATTCTACTTCTTTGGTTCTTTTGCAGGCATTGAGGGGTTCCTTTTGGCAGCAATGGCATATGACAGGTACAATGCCATTTGTAATCCACTTCTCTACAAAGCTATCATGTCTTGGAAAGTCTGTGCCTACTTAGTAGCTGTCTCCTTTCTAGCAGGATTCATTAATGCAGCAATACATACCTATTTTACATTTCAGCTACAATTCTGTGACTCCAACATCATCAACCATTTCTTCTGTGACACTCCCCCTCTCCTAGCACTCTCTTGCTCTGACATACAGATCAATCTGATCATCATTTTTGTTTTCGCCAGTTTCAATGAATTAAGCTGCCTCCTTACAATTCTAGTCTCCTATGCCTACATCCTCTCTGCAATTTTACGAATCAGCTCTTTTAAAGGGAGACATAAAGCCTTCTCCACCTGTGCTTCCCATTTACTGGCTGTCACCATATTCTTTGGAACTATCTTGTTTATGTATTTGAGACCCAGCTCCAGCCATTCTATGGATCAGGACAAAATAGTGTCTGTCTTCTACACTGTAGTGATCCCTATGCTGAACCCCCTTATCTATAGTTTAAGGAACGGGGAAGTAAAGGATGCTGTGAAGAAAGTAGTGTCCAGGAAAATCTTTTAA